The Daucus carota subsp. sativus chromosome 9, DH1 v3.0, whole genome shotgun sequence genome window below encodes:
- the LOC108200277 gene encoding protein AGENET DOMAIN (AGD)-CONTAINING P1 has protein sequence MLFNSGDRVEVLSKQDGFLGSYYEGIVIKEVADREYQVMYKNLVDEVSKMPLLEAVKEEDLRPAPPKVHAMQFGLGELVDAFDRDGWWVGVVVSEKSPGTYGVFFDLYPEYKCVYPASSLRVHQDWVNNKQWLSSLQY, from the coding sequence ATGTTATTTAATAGCGGTGACAGAGTTGAAGTCTTGAGCAAACAAGATGGCTTCTTGGGTTCCTACTACGAAGGAATCGTGATCAAAGAAGTTGCAGACAGAGAGTACCAAGTAATGTACAAGAATCTTGTCGACGAGGTCTCGaaaatgccactgttggaggcTGTCAAGGAGGAGGATCTTCGGCCCGCGCCACCTAAGGTTCATGCAATGCAGTTTGGCCTAGGAGAGCTGGTTGATGCATTCGACAGAGATGGATGGTGGGTTGGTGTGGTGGTTTCGGAGAAGTCTCCAGGCACTTATGGCGTGTTCTTCGACTTGTATCCTGAGTACAAGTGTGTGTATCCAGCAAGCAGTTTGAGAGTTCATCAAGATTGGGTTAACAACAAGCAGTGGCTTTCATCTTTGCAGTACTAG
- the LOC108200275 gene encoding S-adenosylmethionine synthase 5, producing METFLFTSESVNEGHPDKLCDQISDAVLDACLAQDPDSKVACETCTKTNMVMVFGEITTKANVDYEKIVRDTCREIGFVSDDVGLDADNCKVLVNIEQQSPDIAQGVHGHLTKKPEEIGAGDQGHMFGYATDETPELMPLSHVLATKLGARLTEVRKNGTCAWLRPDGKTQVTVEYQNDNGAMVPIRVHTILISTQHDETVTNDEIAADLKEHVIKPVVPENYLDEKTIFHLNPSGRFVIGGPHGDAGLTGRKIIIDTYGGWGAHGGGAFSGKDPTKVDRSGAYIVRQAAKSIVANGLARRCIVQVSYAIGVPEPLSVFVDSYGTGKIPDREILKIVKETFDFRPGMISINLDLKRGGNARFLKTAAYGHFGRDDPDFTWEVVKPLKWEKA from the coding sequence ATGGAGACCTTTTTGTTCACATCTGAGTCTGTTAACGAGGGACATCCTGACAAGCTTTGCGACCAGATCTCGGATGCAGTCCTTGATGCCTGCCTAGCACAGGACCCTGACAGCAAGGTTGCCTGCgagacttgtaccaagaccaacaTGGTCATGGTATTTGGGGAGATCACCACCAAGGCCAATGTGGATTATGAGAAGATTGTGCGTGATACGTGCCGTGAAATTGGATTTGTATCGGATGATGTGGGGTTGGATGCTGACAACTGCAAGGTCCTTGTTAACATTGAGCAGCAGAGTCCTGATATTGCCCAAGGGGTTCATGGTCATCTGACCAAAAAGCCTGAGGAGATTGGCGCTGGAGATCAGGGTCATATGTTTGGTTATGCCACTGACGAGACCCCTGAGCTGATGCCCCTCAGCCATGTTCTTGCAACCAAGCTTGGTGCTCGCCTAACTGAAGTTCGCAAGAATGGAACTTGTGCATGGTTGAGGCCTGATGGAAAAACTCAAGTGACTGTTGAGTACCAGAACGACAATGGTGCTATGGTCCCCATCCGTGTGCACACTATTCTAATCTCGACTCAACATGACGAGACTGTCACAAATGATGAAATTGCTGCTGATCTTAAGGAGCATGTCATCAAGCCTGTTGTTCCCGAAAATTATCTGGATGAAAAGACCATCTTCCACTTGAACCCATCAGGCCGCTTTGTCATTGGTGGACCACACGGTGATGCTGGTCTAACTGGTCGCAAGATCATTATTGACACTTACGGAGGATGGGGTGCACATGGTGGTGGTGCCTTCTCAGGCAAAGACCCAACTAAAGTGGATAGGAGTGGTGCCTACATTGTTAGGCAAGCTGCAAAGAGTATCGTGGCAAACGGGCTTGCACGTAGATGCATCGTGCAAGTTTCATATGCCATAGGTGTTCCTGAGCCCTTGTCTGTGTTTGTCGACTCCTATGGAACTGGAAAGATCCCTGACAGGGAGATTCTTAAGATTGTCAAGGAGACATTCGACTTCAGACCAGGCATGATCTCTATCAACCTTGATCTCAAGAGGGGCGGTAATGCTAGGTTCTTAAAAACAGCTGCCTATGGCCACTTTGGAAGAGATGACCCTGACTTCACGTGGGAAGTAGTAAAGCCACTAAAGTGGGAGAAAGCCTAA
- the LOC108202029 gene encoding protein RESTRICTED TEV MOVEMENT 3 encodes MANVALNNSQDGVLRFISDLPPTHYTVKIKSFSLLTKNNIDKYYSGEFEAGGYKWKLVISPNGKNAKEYLSVYLAMVETPSLRPGWEVVATFTLFLLDQNRDNYLTVGDSSGKGRRFHGMKLEWGFDQFIHNKAFSDAVNGYLVEDSCVFGAEVFICKETIKGKAECLSMIKEAITYKHTWKIEDFWKLDQLSHESKAFNGGNYKWKILMYPNGKGNGTGTHLSLFLALAEPASLSPGSKIYVEFTIRMLDLMYGGHISGKATRWFYASNPESGWTRYISLDYFYLPKNGLLVKGSCSIEAEITIHGVADVA; translated from the exons ATGGCAAATGTTGCACTTAACAATTCCCAAGACG GAGTTTTGAGATTCATCTCAGACTTACCACCAACTCATTACACGGTCAAAATTAAATCATTCTCATTGCTAACTAAGAATAATATTGACAAATATTATTCAGGTGAATTTGAAGCCGGAGGATACAAATG GAAATTAGTGATTAGCCCCAATGGCAAGAATGCTAAGGAATATTTATCGGTATACTTGGCCATGGTAGAAACACCTTCACTTCGTCCTGGTTGGGAAGTCGTTGCAACTTTCACACTGTTTCTGCTTGATCAGAACAGGGACAATTATCTGACAGTTGGAG ATTCTTCAGGGAAGGGGAGACGTTTTcacggaatgaagctagaatggGGATTTGATCAATTTATCCATAATAAAGCATTTAGCGACGCTGTTAATGGATATCTTGTAGAAGACTCATGTGTGTTTGGAGCTGAGGTTTTCATCTGTAAAGAAACAATCAAGGGAAAAGCAGAGTGTTTAAGCATGATAAAAGAAGCCATAACTTATAAGCACACTTGGAAAATTGAAGACTTCTGGAAACTAGATCAATTATCTCACGAGTCAAAGGCATTCAATGGCGGAAATTACAAATG GAAGATACTTATGTATCCTAATGGAAAAGGAAATGGAACGGGGACTCATCTATCTCTATTTTTAGCTTTGGCTGAGCCTGCATCACTTTCCCCTGGTTCTAAAATATATGTAGAATTCACAATACGCATGTTGGACCTGATGTATGGTGGGCATATCTCCGGAAAAG CCACTCGTTGGTTCTATGCTTCAAATCCTGAATCCGGATGGACAAGATATATATCACTTGATTACTTCTATCTGCCAAAAAATGGTCTTCTCGTGAAAGGCAGTTGTTCCATAGAGGCGGAAATTACAATTCATGGAGTGGCTGATGTTGCATGA
- the LOC108201881 gene encoding probable E3 ubiquitin-protein ligase RHA4A: MGFDQSPNPPDHLYSQALQLKLYQAFIFSIPILFSIILFLLFYLFYLKKRASTFAHSPPVLPRTLTQPPPFIISVCEVGLKEELKEKLSTIVFDEELRARDSLCCVCLGEFEMKEELMQVPLCKHVFHRDCIRNWLRSNTTCPLCRCSVFVVDSTKRVLPPPPQTSPAQLPPTPLQSDSPIQANLTD, encoded by the exons ATGGGGTTTGATCAATCTCCGAACCCTCCTGATCACCTTTACTCACAAGCACTCCAATTGAAGCTTTACCAAGCTTTTATTTTCTCAATTCCTATACtcttttctataattttgtttttgttgttttactTGTTCTATCTTAAGAAGAGAGCTTCTACCTTCGCACATTCTCCTCCGGTGCTACCAAGAACTCTTACTCAGCCACCGCCCTTCATCATATCA GTGTGTGAAGTTGGCTTGAAAGAAGAACTCAAAGAAAAACTTTCTACCATAGTATTTGATGAAGAATTAAGGGCAAGGGATTCACT ATGTTGTGTATGCTTGGGAGAATTTGAGATGAAAGAGGAGTTGATGCAGGTGCCATTATGCAAACACGTATTCCACAGGGATTGCATTCGCAACTGGCTTCGCTCCAACACCACGTGCCCACTTTGTAGATGTTCAGTCTTCGTCGTTGACAGCACTAAGCGTGTACTTCCTCCCCCACCACAGACATCACCAGCACAACTCCCTCCTACTCCCCTCCAATCCGATTCACCAATACAGGCTAATCTCACAGATTAA